A stretch of the Nicotiana tabacum cultivar K326 chromosome 6, ASM71507v2, whole genome shotgun sequence genome encodes the following:
- the LOC107824484 gene encoding nuclear pore complex protein NUP96: MEVDLGTHDQLIVSQSQCKRRKVSLDGVALDQIFGENEAVLPTLRSTDYFTEPCLSELAIRELISPGYCSSVQDFTVGRFGYGFVKFFGETDVRGLDLDRIVTFGRHEVVVYEDENDKPPVGEGLNKPAEVTLLLKIRSSKNCDVDSSREMVEKLRCRTERQGARFISFNPSNGEWKFSVQHFSRFGLMDDDEEDMIMDDVSPEVQDPEDMNGGDVSYIDEETTLVNTTDLSHSLPAHLGLDPMKMREMRMLMFPAEEEDVDDYHGGPSDRKPQFSKESSKSPFQHKYPRISPPLTRKTPLALIEYKHGSFGSDSPGSILLTQQNKGVLLKTTKVEGFKLDIGQQTPISGSHSHNVVDAGLFMRRSFGVGWGPNGVLIHSGAPVGSKDSQSLSSIINLEKVAFDQVARDDNKKFKEELVDLCFDSPLLLHKEISHETKEFGEGAFTLKLQRVVCDRLMLSDVCRSYIGIVERQLEVPGLSSASRVLLMHQAMIWELIKVLFSSRQLSGKSKSLEDEDEEDMIPDTRETVSDVDPEALPVIRRAEFSYWLQESVCHRVQEEVSSLNDSSDLQHMFLLLTGRQLDAAVELAASRGDVRLACLLSQAGGSMVNRSDVVRQLDLWRVNGLDFNFVETERIRVLELVAGNIHRALHDVDIDWKRFLGLLMWYQLPPETELPVLFRTYQRLLNEGKAPSPVPVYIDEGPVEVSLNWHVVKHFDLGYYLMLLHANQEIDFSALKTMFSAFASTNDPLDYHMIWHQRAVLEAIGAFSSNDLHVLDISFISQLLCLGQCHWAVYVALHMPHREDCPYLQAALIREILFQYCETWSSQYLQRQFIEDLGIPSEWLNEALATYFNYYSEFSKALEHFLECGKWQKAHTIFMTSVAHSLFLSEEHSEIWRLAASMEDHKSEIEDWDLGAGIYVTFYLLRSSLQEDNDTMNQEGSLENKNSDCADFISRLNNSLAVWTSRLPVEARVVYSKMAEEICNLLLSDSGGSSENEVQLSCYDTIFKAPIPEVTRAYHLQDAVSLFTSYLSEVAS; the protein is encoded by the exons ATGGAAGTTGATTTAGGGACTCATGACCAACTTATTGTTTCTCAATCTCAATGTAAAAGAAGAAAAGTATCTCTTGACGGCGTAGCTTTAGATCAGATTTTCGGCGAGAATGAAGCTGTTTTACCTACCTTGCGATCTACTGATTATTTTACTGAGCCTTGCTTGAGTGAATTGGCTATTAGGGAGCTTATTAGCCCAGGGTATTGCAGCAGTGTTCAAGATTTTACTGTTGGGAGGTTTGGATATGGATTTGTCAAGTTTTTTGGGGAAACAGATGTTAGAGGGTTGGATTTGGATCGGATTGTGACGTTTGGCAGGCACGAGGTGGTTGTATATGAAGATGAAAATGACAAGCCTCCAGTTGGCGAGGGACTTAACAAGCCTGCTGAAGTAACTTTGCTACTGAAAATACGATCCTCGAAAAATTGTGATGTGGATTCTTCTAGAGAAATGGTGGAGAAGTTGAGATGTAGAACCGAGAGGCAAGGAGCACGTTTTATCTCGTTTAATCCATCAAATGGAGAATGGAAATTCTCCGTTCAGCATTTCAGCAGATTTGGTTTGatggatgatgatgaagaagatatgATAATGGATGATGTGTCTCCAGAAGTTCAAGACCCAGAGGATATGAATGGAGGAGACGTTTCCTACATTGATGAAGAAACCACCTTAGTCAATACAACTGATCTTTCACATTCTCTTCCTGCTCATCTTGGGTTAGATCCTATGAAGATGAGAGAAATGAGAATGCTGATGTTTCCAGCAGAAGAGGAGGATGTAGATGATTATCATGGCGGGCCTTCTGATAGAAAACCACAATTCAGCAAAGAATCTTCAAAATCCCCTTTCCAGCATAAATACCCGAGAATTAGTCCACCTTTGACCCGCAAGACTCCATTGGCTTTGATCGAATACAAACATGGTAGTTTTGGCTCGGACTCACCAGGGTCCATTTTGCTGACCCAACAAAATAAGGGTGTGCTTCTAAAGACAACAAAGGTTGAAGGTTTCAAGCTGGATATCGGGCAGCAAACACCTATAAGTGGAAGCCACTCTCATAATGTTGTTGATGCAGGATTGTTCATGCGTAGATCATTTGGAGTTGGCTGGGGGCCTAATGGTGTTCTTATCCATTCTGGCGCGCCAGTTGGTAGTAAAGACAGTCAAAGTTTGTCCTCGATAATCAATTTGGAGAAGGTCGCATTTGACCAAGTAGCTAGAGATGACAATAAAAAGTTTAAGGAGGAACTTGTTGATTTGTGCTTTGATTCACCCCTCCTCCTTCACAAGGAAATTAGTCATGAAACCAAAGAGTTTGGGGAGGGAGCCTTCACGTTAAAGCTACAAAGAGTTGTGTGTGATCGCCTAATGCTTTCAGATGTATGTCGGAGTTATATTGGTATTGTTGAGAGGCAGTTGGAGGTTCCTGGATTATCTTCAGCATCCCGTGTTCTTCTGATGCACCAAGCAATGATTTGGGAATTAATAAAAGTGCTTTTTTCATCCAGACAATTGAGTGGGAAATCAAAGTCTCTAGAAGATGAGGATGAGGAAGACATGATACCTGATACGAGAGAAACTGTTTCAGATGTTGATCCAGAAGCACTTCCAGTGATAAGGAGAGCAGAATTCAGCTATTGGTTGCAAGAGAGTGTTTGTCACAGGGTGCAGGAAGAAGTAAGCTCTTTGAACGATTCAAGCGATCTACAACATATGTTCTTACTTCTAACTGGTCGGCAGCTGGATGCTGCTGTGGAACTGGCTGCCTCTAGAGGAGATGTGCGACTTGCATGTCTTCTTAGCCAAGCTGGTGGTTCGATGGTTAATCGTTCTGATGTTGTTAGGCAGCTTGATCTTTGGAGAGTAAATGGATTGGACTTCAATTTTGTTGAGACAGAGAGGATTAGGGTTCTTGAGTTGGTTGCTGGAAACATTCATAGAGCTCTGCATGATGTAGACATTGACTGGAAACGGTTTCTGGGGTTGTTGATGTGGTATCAGCTTCCACCAGAAACTGAATTGCCTGTTTTATTCCGCACATATCAGCGGCTTCTCAATGAAGGAAAAGCTCCATCTCCAGTTCCAGTTTATATTGATGAAGGACCTGTAGAAGTGTCTTTGAATTGGCATGTAGTGAAACATTTTGACCTTGGTTATTATCTTATGCTTCTTCATGCCAATCAAGAAATTGATTTCAGTGCTCTAAAGACGATGTTCAGTGCCTTTGCTTCAACAAATGACCCCCTTGACTACCACATGATCTGGCATCAACGAGCTGTTTTAGAAGCCATTGGTGCCTTCAGTTCTAACGATCTTCATGTCCTAGACATTAGTTTCATTTCTCAGCTGCTGTGTCTTGGTCAATGTCATTGGGCTGTCTATGTGGCGCTTCACATGCCTCACCGTGAAGATTGTCCTTATTTGCAAGCTGCTCTTATAAGGGAAATACTCTTTCAGTACTGTGAAACTTGGAGTTCTCAGTACTTACAGCGGCAGTTTATTGAGGATCTAGGTATTCCATCAGAATGGTTGAACGAGGCTTTG GCAACATATTTTAATTACTACTCTGAATTCTCCAAAGCTCTAGAACACTTTTTGGAATGCGGAAAGTGGCAGAAAGCGCATACCATTTTTATGACTTCAGTTGCTCATTCTCTTTTCCTATCAG AAGAACACTCTGAAATATGGAGGCTAGCAGCTTCCATGGAGGACCACAAGTCAGAAATTGAAGATTGGGATCTGGGGGCTGGAATATATGTAACTTTTTATTTGTTGAGAAGTTCTTTGCAGGAGGACAATGACACTATGAATCAAGAG GGCTCTCTGGAAAACAAAAACAGTGATTGTGCAGACTTCATCAGTCGCTTAAACAACTCTTTGGCTGTTTGGACTAGCAGATTGCCTGTTGAAGCAAG GGTGGTTTATTCGAAGATGGCTGAGGAGATATGCAATTTGCTGCTTTCTGATAGCGGTGGAAGTTCAGAAAATGAGGTTCAGCTAAGCTGCTATGATACCATATTCAAGGCACCCATACCTGAAGTTACCCGTGCATACCATTTGCAGGATGCTGTGTCTCTTTTTACATCTTACCTTTCGGAGGTGGCGTCATAG